A genome region from Nycticebus coucang isolate mNycCou1 chromosome 22, mNycCou1.pri, whole genome shotgun sequence includes the following:
- the LOC128575316 gene encoding elongin-C-like, which translates to MDGEEKTYGGCEGPDAMYVKLIPSDGHEFIVKKEHALTSGTTKAMLSGPGQFAENETNEVNVREISSHVLSKVCMYFTYKVRYTNSSTEIPEFPIAPEIALELPMAAYFIDC; encoded by the coding sequence ATGGATGGAGAGGAGAAAACCTATGGTGGCTGTGAAGGCCCCGATGCCATGTATGTCAAATTGATACCTTCTGACGGTCATGAGTTTATTGTAAAAAAGGAACATGCACTAACATCAGGAACAACAAAAGCCATGTTGAGCGGCCCAGGTCAGTTTGCTGAGAATGAAACCAATGAGGTCAATGTTAGAGAGATCTCTTCACATGTGCTATCAAAAGTATGCATGTATTTTACCTACAAGGTTCGCTACACTAACAGCTCCACGGAGATTCCTGAATTCCCAATTGCACCTGAAATTGCACTGGAATTGCCAATGGCTGCGTACTTCATagattgttaa